The following are from one region of the Rhipicephalus microplus isolate Deutch F79 chromosome 1, USDA_Rmic, whole genome shotgun sequence genome:
- the LOC142803617 gene encoding uncharacterized protein LOC142803617, whose protein sequence is MPTCSAPGCRSGYASAAANPGPRHFFKPPKDPDLLKAWQNAIPRKNFKVTPKTYVCDIHFEPVDIISCYEHTVNGQTITIPRGRWTLKERAVPRIFPNVPKHLSKPTVPKSARKPPKVRSVASAQVSSCQSDEYLYDETDACDGMDVDECTDVITLGTAPWLAVVQGSPTFDSWNVRASTIQVIFYKLEESGGVAYIEKAVVIRQDLATEVSSRGVLVLPCSYIEKDGNIPTLLTSQKNLTMFLRYIDALKICPGCKFELFPGISSSKAAMKRQGVWRNKKCMVLSGEHLCPPCKKNKKKLW, encoded by the coding sequence ATGCCGACGTGCAGCGCGCCCGGCTGTCGTTCGGGGTATGCTTCGGCAGCTGCAAATCCCGGACCGCGACATTTTTTCAAGCCCCCAAAGGACCCTGACTTACTGAAGGCATGGCAAAACGCGATTCCACGGAAGAACTTTAAGGTAACGCCAAAAACGTACGTCTGTGACATTCATTTCGAGCCTGTAGACATCATAAGCTGCTATGAGCACACAGTGAACGGTCAAACCATAACGATACCGCGAGGCAGATGGACACTGAAGGAGCGCGCTGTGCCTCGAATTTTCCCGAACGTACCTAAGCATCTCTCAAAACCAACGGTGCCGAAGTCGGCAAGAAAGCCACCCAAAGTGAGGTCAGTGGCTTCCGCCCAAGTTTCTTCCTGCCAAAGTGATGAATATTTGTACGACGAAACTGACGCATGTGACGGCATGGATGTTGATGAATGCACCGATGTTATCACGCTAGGAACTGCGCCCTGGCTTGCTGTTGTGCAGGGCAGCCCGACATTTGATTCGTGGAATGTGAGGGCTTCTACCATCCAAGTTATCTTCTACAAACTCGAAGAGTCTGGGGGCGTTGCGTACATTGAAAAGGCTGTTGTAATCCGGCAAGACTTGGCGACTGAAGTTAGTTCAAGAGGTGTGCTTGTCCTGCCGTGCAGCTACATCGAGAAAGATGGAAACATTCCGACCCTGCTAACAAGCCAGAAGAATTTAACAATGTTTCTTCGCTACATCGATGCGCTCAAGATTTGCCCTGGGTGTAAATTTGAGCTGTTTCCAGGTATTTCATCGTCAAAAGCAGCCATGAAAAGGCAGGGTGTATGGCGAAACAAGAAATGCATGGTGCTGTCAGGTGAGCACTTGTGCCCtccatgcaaaaaaaacaaaaaaaaactttggtga